In the Topomyia yanbarensis strain Yona2022 chromosome 3, ASM3024719v1, whole genome shotgun sequence genome, one interval contains:
- the LOC131691638 gene encoding ras GTPase-activating protein raskol isoform X8 codes for MSTIDLSCIGAIGVVPVHASVLGRRHCFQVRGGPRGERYYSCGSRQERDLWIYSLRKSIAPNAENTRRMDNSLKMWVYEAKALPPKKKYFCEINLDKTLYGRTSVKLRSELLFWGEYFDFPDVPDLNVITVNVYREGEKKKKRDKHALVGSVKIPIHEVTSRTFSEDWYTIIAEKHDSISKNSSKEPMPTLRIKCRFQSIDILPISVYQEFLDYLKGNYKKVCEILEPVIGVKAKEDIGQALVLLMHAQGIAAAFLTDVVALDLLRVGDQRLTFRGNSLATKSMEAFLKLTGEQYLQDTLSSPISEIISSDRDCEVDPLKATSSLSRQQQALRNAVKIAWSSIVDSGKNFPVQLRDCFSTFRERLQMLDREDMADNLISASIFLRFLCPAILSPSLFNITNELPSARATRNLTLVAKTLQTLANFTRFQGKENFMEFLNDFLEQEAPRMKQFLHSISTRPENPMQESILDWAGYIDQGKQLSILHTLLAESIQKLPTSKQIELHPLPAILESITIAKDTNNFITTQQQCPQPQPHPNQENQSQSNAPIKPTSERGIIRGVLTPTSLEKNIFRYNDPTVRPLLNQNQSSNSLQHSHSTSSINSATNLHVVTTAVQHHNVSSTNNSNENKYQYPIGSMRTYGTSTHYYNNSNNIGSLKSEKEKSPILNCSIRASTLPRNNGVTVSNNNITNDVDDHTNGNNLIQIGFDSSNPFNRKSPTPLLKSSVHINGSRSRNLNGSQLSLLSDLGKNALSLGIPHSEMITSSTPTPATASNPSNMPMSLDDLEDLFNYADEQNVAEAQKGKEQLIGKGSNISIGQISNICSSGYQSITTQSQSSSPIELGQQQIEYVTNKVPPPRKTVSKQYGYINQRYTSAANNGNIVSLNCSNNNNNNNDHDGSYPPLTYKNPLYHHGTNANHGNAYNNNLIIGSNAAGGSSVLISGSNAYKSHLSTIGSGVNLHTSSSDERLSNHDNYRDLESLNAGNGNAFDGFGGLHGRRLGSSRMPRTNPLMQYKREEPLEMQPINSYNGGNSSRDHHHHSNNNNNNNSSSSAGNNRYQRRMSIDSGRTLSDSSTDTESGSKQHPTSGAYNSHLALVSGLGSHLESKRRHHRTSTSKSVEQCEREIQRLQASVDELRQKLEESELKEVTEDLEAISHHSDTKIRSIIGRLLAMEEELRREQYKMSLVLTHKQRVIEAQGQQIAALDAANNRLLTALSSLRNRYENQSNQSDTSSPQPNASASSC; via the exons ATGTCTACCATTGATCTGTCCTGTATCGGGGCAATCGGAGTGGTTCCGGTTCATGCTTCAGTCCTCGGTAGGCGGCACTGTTTTCAAGTGCGCGGTGGGCCCCGAGGCGAGCGGTACTACAGCTGCGGTTCCCGCCAGGAGCGAGATCTTTGGATCTacagtttgcgaaaatcgatcGCCCCGAATGCTGAAAACACCCGGCGGATGGACAACTCACTGAAGATGTGGGTTTATGAAGCCAAAGCACTGCCACCGAAGAAAAAGTACTTTTGCGAAATTAACCTGGATAAGACGCTGTACGGTCGAACGTCGGTAAAACTGCGCTCGGAGTTGCTCTTCTGGGGTGAATATTTCGATTTCCCCGACGTCCCCGATTTAAACGTGATAACTGTAAACGTGTACCGAGAAGGTGAGAAAAAGAAAAAGCGGGATAAGCATGCCCTTGTGGGGTCCGTCAAGATACCAATTCACGAGGTGACCTCGAGAACCTTCTCCGAGGATTGGTACACGATCATTGCGGAGAAACACGATAGTATCAGCAAAAACTCCTCCAAAGAACCTATGCCTACTCTAAGAATAAAATGTCGCTTCCAGAGCATAGACATTCTCCCGATCAGCGTCTACCAGGAGTTCCTTGACTATTTGAAGGGAAACTACAAAAAAGTTTGTGAAATTCTAGAACCGGTGATCGGCGTTAAAGCGAAAGAAGATATCGGACAAGCGTTGGTGTTGTTAATGCACGCACAGGGAATCGCTGCTGCATTTCTTACGGACGTTGTCGCATTAGACCTACTCCGAGTCGGCGATCAACGGCTAACCTTCCGCGGGAATTCACTTGCTACCAAGAGTATGGAGGCTTTTCTTAAGCTGACCGGGGAACAGTACCTGCAGGATACTCTTTCTTCCCCTATATCGGAAATTATTTCATCGGATCGTGATTGCGAAGTTGATCCTTTGAAGGCAACTAGTTCGCTATCTCGACAGCAGCAGGCACTCAGAAATGCGGTCAAAATTGCTTGGAGCAGCATTGTAGACAGTGGCAAAAACTTTCCTGTTCAGCTTAGGGATTGCTTCTCGACATTCCGCGAGCGACTTCAGATGCTCGACCGTGAAGACATGGCCGACAACCTGATTAGTGCCTCGATCTTTCTGCGTTTCCTTTGCCCAGCAATCCTCTCACCAAGTCTGTTCAACATCACCAACGAGCTTCCGTCTGCCAGAGCAACCCGTAATCTCACATTGGTTGCCAAGACTCTTCAAACACTAGCCAACTTCACCCGCTTCCAAGGCAAGGAAAACTTTATGGAATTCCTTAACGACTTCCTAGAGCAGGAAGCACCTCGAATGAAACAATTCCTACACAGTATTTCCACTCGACCCGAGAACCCAATGCAAGAAAGTATCCTTGACTGGGCCGGGTATATTGATCAAGGAAAGCAACTGTCCATCCTGCATACGCTTCTCGCCGAAAGTATCCAGAAGCTACCCACCTCGAAGCAGATCGAACTACATCCGCTACCAGCGATTCTGGAATCAATTACCATCGCCAAGGACACTAACAATTTCATCACCACTCAACAGCAGTGTCCTCAACCTCAGCCTCATCCGAACCAGGAAAACCAAAGCCAATCGAACGCACCGATCAAACCAACCTCCGAACGTGGAATCATTCGTGGCGTCTTGACTCCGACCTCGCTGGAAAAGAACATTTTCCGTTATAATGATCCAACAGTGCGACCACTGCTTAATCAGAACCAAAGTTCCAACTCTCTACAGCACTCACACTCTACTTCCAGTATTAATTCAGCCACCAATCTGCATGTGGTCACCACAGCTGTTCAACATCACAACGTTTCGAGTACAAACAATTCTAATGAGAACAAGTATCAGTACCCGATCGGTAGCATGCGCACTTACGGAACCAGTACTCATTACTACAACAATTCAAACAACATTGGCAGCTTGAAAAGTGAGAAAGAAAAGAGTCCCATTCTAAACTGTAGTATCCGTGCAAGTACACTTCCAAGAAACAACGGTGTGACGGTAAGCAACAACAACATCACCAACGATGTAGACGATCACACTAATGGGAACAACTTGATCCAGATCGGTTTCGACTCAAGCAATCCGTTCAATCGCAAGAGTCCTACGCCTTTGCTAAAGTCTTCGGTACACATAAATGGAAGCCGAAGTCGAAATCTGAACGGCTCGCAGCTCAGTTTGCTCTCGGATCTAGGAAAGAATGCTCTAAGTCTAGGAATTCCTCACAGCGAAATGATAACGAGTAGCACTCCTACGCCAGCGACCGCATCGAATCCTTCAAATATGCCGATGAGTTTAGATGATTTGGAAGACCTTTTCAACTACGCCGACGAACAGAACGTGGCGGAAGCTCAGAAAGGCAAAGAGCAACTGATCGGCAAGGGAAGCAATATTTCGATTGGCCAAATCTCCAATATCTGCAGTTCCGGATACCAAAGCATCACAACCCAATCACAAAGCTCCAGTCCGATAGAACTGGGACAGCAGCAAATTGAATACGTGACGAATAAGGTTCCACCACCACGGAAGACAGTTAGCAAACAATACGGATACATCAACCAGCGGTACACTTCAGCGGCCAACAATGGAAACATTGTCAGCTTGAACTGCtccaataacaataataataacaatgatCATGACGGTTCATATCCACCGCTGACCTACAAAAATCCTCTTTACCATCACGGTACGAATGCCAACCATGGAAACGCTTACAATAACAACCTGATCATAGGGAGCAATGCTGCTGGTGGAAGCAGTGTCCTTATCAGCGGAAGTAACGCATACAAAAGTCACCTGAGTACGATTGGAAGTGGTGTGAATTTGCACACCTCGAGTAGTGATGAACGGTTGAGCAACCATGATAACTACCGGGATCTGGAATCACTGAACGCTGGTAATGGAAATGCGTTCGATGGATTTGGGGGACTTCATGGTCGACGACTTGGTAGCAGTCGAATGCCACGAACGAATCCATTGATGCAG TACAAACGCGAAGAACCGCTGGAGATGCAGCCAATCAATAGTTATAATGGTGGAAACAGCAGTCGGGATCATCATCACCACAGcaataataacaacaacaataacagcAGCAGTAGCGCAGGAAACAATCGTTACCAGCGCCGAATGAGTATTGATTCCGGTCGAACGCTTTCTGATAGTTCAACTGATACGGAAAGTGGTTCCAAACAACACCCCACTTCGGGCGCTTATAACAGTCATTTAGCTCTCGTCAGTGGCCTTGGTAGCCATTTGGAGAGTAAACGACGCCATCATCGTACTAGTACCAGCAAATCTGTCGAACAGTGTGAGCGGGAAATACAAAGACTGCAGGCTTCAGTGGATGAGCTACGTCAGAAACTGGAAGAGTCTGAACTGAAGGAGGTCACAGAAGATCTGGAGGCGATTTCACATCACAGTGATACTAAAATACGAAGCATCATTGGGCG TCTCCTAGCAATGGAGGAGGAACTTCGGCGGGAGCAATACAAGATGTCGCTGGTTCTGACACACAAGCAGCGAGTGATCGAAGCCCAGGGTCAACAGATTGCCGCCTTGGACGCGGCCAACAATCGACTACTGACGGCTTTGTCCAGTCTTCGGAACCGGTACGAGAATCAGTCGAACCAAAGTGACACCAGCTCTCCACAACCCAACGCCAGTGCATCGTCCTGTTAA